A single window of Pontibacillus chungwhensis DNA harbors:
- a CDS encoding metal ABC transporter ATP-binding protein: MKAIEIQNLAVTYERQPVLENVNFTIPEGTLTGIIGPNGAGKSTLIKSILHLIPRLSGDVTVYGKPYKKQRNLIGYVPQRSEVDWDFPTNALDVVLMGRYGHIGWIRRPNKKEVQFAYECLEKVGMKEFANRQISQLSGGQQQRVFLARALAQDAQIYFMDEPFAGVDAATEKAIMKLLQEWREQGKTVLVVHHDLQTVKDYFDHCLLLNKTPVDYGPTESVFTLDNLERTYGGAISFLGNGPILTQGG, from the coding sequence ATGAAAGCTATCGAAATTCAAAACCTGGCTGTAACCTATGAACGACAGCCCGTCCTAGAAAATGTGAATTTCACCATTCCAGAAGGAACGTTAACTGGAATTATCGGACCAAACGGGGCAGGAAAATCCACCTTAATTAAGTCGATTCTGCATCTGATTCCTCGTCTATCAGGGGATGTAACGGTGTACGGGAAACCATATAAAAAACAGCGTAATTTAATTGGCTACGTTCCACAGAGAAGTGAAGTAGATTGGGATTTCCCCACAAATGCATTAGATGTAGTTCTCATGGGCCGCTATGGCCATATTGGTTGGATCCGTCGCCCAAATAAAAAAGAAGTACAATTCGCCTATGAGTGTCTTGAAAAAGTCGGTATGAAAGAATTTGCTAACCGACAAATTAGTCAACTATCTGGAGGACAACAGCAGCGTGTTTTCTTAGCCCGTGCACTAGCACAAGATGCTCAAATTTATTTCATGGATGAACCATTCGCAGGCGTAGACGCCGCAACGGAGAAAGCCATTATGAAGCTGCTACAAGAATGGCGTGAACAAGGCAAAACAGTCCTGGTCGTCCATCATGACCTGCAGACTGTAAAAGACTATTTTGACCATTGTCTGCTGCTTAACAAAACCCCAGTGGACTATGGACCAACAGAGAGTGTTTTCACGCTTGATAACCTGGAACGAACTTATGGAGGAGCCATATCCTTTTTAGGAAATGGTCCTATTCTTACCCAAGGAGGATAA
- a CDS encoding metal ABC transporter solute-binding protein, Zn/Mn family, with translation MKKLITIAFLTMIALVGCNASDDTSGDEKVKVVTTIAQIGDIAENIGGEHVNVKSLMGPGTDPHTYKATTSDIENLQKADVIFYNGHHLEGQMNDVFAKMRSEKPTHAVAEAIPEDMLDADPANPDIPDPHVWFDINLWKYAVDEVTKGLSDLDPENQAYYEKQAEKYKQKLDETHTYAKEQISQIPEESRVLVTAHDAFHYFGKAYGLEVMGLQGLSTESEYGLKDVQRIIDTVSERNIKAVFVESSVNKRSINAVVEGAKAEGHNLKIGGELYSDAMGPADTEEGTYIGMFRHNIETIVSALK, from the coding sequence ATGAAGAAATTAATAACCATAGCATTCCTAACAATGATTGCTTTAGTTGGGTGTAATGCTTCAGACGACACATCAGGAGATGAAAAAGTAAAGGTTGTTACTACCATAGCTCAAATCGGTGATATTGCTGAAAACATAGGCGGTGAACATGTCAATGTTAAGAGCTTAATGGGGCCTGGAACGGACCCGCATACGTATAAAGCCACTACGAGTGATATTGAAAACTTACAAAAAGCGGATGTGATCTTCTATAACGGACATCACTTAGAAGGCCAAATGAACGATGTATTCGCAAAAATGCGCTCCGAAAAACCTACGCACGCTGTAGCAGAAGCCATTCCAGAGGATATGCTTGATGCTGACCCGGCCAACCCGGACATTCCAGATCCTCACGTCTGGTTTGATATTAACTTATGGAAGTATGCTGTTGACGAAGTGACCAAAGGTCTTAGCGATTTAGACCCTGAAAACCAAGCGTATTATGAAAAACAAGCAGAAAAATATAAACAAAAATTAGACGAAACGCATACTTATGCTAAAGAGCAAATTTCTCAAATTCCAGAAGAGAGCCGCGTACTCGTCACCGCCCATGACGCGTTTCATTACTTTGGTAAAGCATATGGACTAGAAGTGATGGGACTGCAGGGATTAAGCACAGAATCAGAATATGGATTAAAAGATGTGCAGCGTATTATCGATACCGTTTCTGAGAGAAATATTAAAGCAGTCTTTGTAGAAAGTAGTGTAAACAAAAGGTCAATTAATGCTGTAGTAGAGGGTGCTAAAGCAGAGGGTCATAACCTAAAAATCGGCGGAGAACTTTATTCCGATGCGATGGGCCCAGCTGATACTGAAGAAGGAACCTATATTGGCATGTTCAGACACAATATCGAGACGATTGTAAGTGCATTGAAGTAA